From one Botrytis cinerea B05.10 chromosome 7, complete sequence genomic stretch:
- the Bcatx2 gene encoding Bcatx2 — MFDGLFMLLVLSVIMCLSCFLAGAIPLSMALSPSQLRLISTIGMGVLVGTSLVVIIPEGIEAVYTAGSSAHAHGARSIAIQERTSELSWVGGVNTIAYSNKAVINRRRPHLNSRTSQPMEVEIITRESLAEEKENGAPEKSEEKPAGESDVHHDEDESPTFWIGLSLILGFILMFLIDKVPRHASEKLQAPVAPRQISLNNLSQGISNISSSDEESDGFFQSLTPSPKQSRSLATTTGLVIHASADGIAMGASASTSNTKLGFIIFIAIMVHKAPAAFGLTSVLLKQGLSKRAARGHLIVFSLAAPFGAITTFLLVNILGGGNIEGAKGQWWTGMLLLFSGGTFLYVAMHAMQEDSGVHSHEHTNSNGYLDGISQRKQAKPQMRDTLAAVGGMLIPLLTQFGHDH, encoded by the exons ATGTTCGACGGCTTATTTATGCTGCTCGTTTTGAGCGTGATAATGTGTTTGAG TTGCTTTCTTGCTGGAGCAATTCCACTATCTATGGCCTTATCGCCGTCCCAGCTTCGATTGATATCTACGATTGGTATGGGAGTACTTGTCGGGACTTCGTTGGTTGTTATTATACCTGAAGGAATTGAAGCAGTATATACTGCAGGATCCTCGGCACATGCTCATGGAGCACGGAGTATAGCGATTCAAGAGAGAACTTCGGAGCTATCATGGGTTGGTGGAGTCAACACAATCGCATACTCGAACAAAGCAGTTATCAACCGAAGACGTCCCCATCTGAATTCAAGGACCTCGCAGCCGATGGAAGTTGAGATTATCACCAGGGAATCTCTGgcagaggaaaaggaaaatggtGCACCAGAGAAGTCGGAGGAGAAACCAGCGGGTGAAAGCGATGTGCATCACGACGAGGACGAATCACCTACATTTTGGATTGGTTTATCTCTGATTTTAGGGTTCATTCTTATGTTCTTAATTGACAAAGTTCCAAGACATGCTTCCGAGAAATTACAAGCTCCGGTAGCTCCAAGGCAAATTTCCCTTAACAATTTATCTCAAGGAATATCAAACATCTCGTCGTCTGATGAAGAATCAGACGGCTTTTTCCAATCACTCACGCCGAGCCCAAAGCAAAGTCGTAGTCTGGCTACAACGACAGGGCTTGTGATACATGCATCGGCAGATGGAATAGCCATGGGCGCATCCGCCTCCACATCCAACACGAAATTAGGGTTTATCATTTTCATAGCAATCATGGTCCACAAAGCGCCTGCTGCCTTTGGACTCACATCCGTCTTACTGAAGCAAGGACTTTCGAAACGAGCTGCACGTGGTCATCTCATAGTCTTTAGTCTCGCAGCTCCATTCGGTGCCATCACGACGTTTCTATTAGTGAATATCTTAGGGGGTGGGAACATCGAGGGAGCCAAAGGACAGTGGTGGACGGGAATGCTATTGTTGTTTTCCGGTGGAACTTTTCT ATACGTCGCAATGCATGCTATGCAAGAAGATTCGGGGGTACATTCCCATGAACACACCAACTCCAATGGGTATCTTGACGGCATTTCACAACGTAAACAAGCGAAACCGCAAATGAGGGACACGCTCGCGGCGGTTGGGGGAATGTTGATCCCTCTATTAACACAATTTGGTCATGACCATTGA
- the Bchat1 gene encoding Bchat1 — protein sequence MAGIDSDWSSDSNEAIYISLVTPGAEGITSLHTFNPKFTYPIFGDEESIFGYQGLRINLKYNACDMRPGLQITYNKKFKAVGDIEPTDLKATLEPFLPKTAFEKSSVFESHISATPADWHPPGELFRAIEVGGEIFEIWKGNLSDPVIQQTIKRVQTLVPLFIEGGTLLDLDESEDDLGRWTVFFLYHKKPAAASFFEKSSSYVFMGFCTVYRYFVYTPATPPQSPNGDKIAPEFTIPVDGVSFNTLPCRSRISQFLILPPFQSGGKGSLFYNAVFDYLSSDPYTREITVEDPNEAFDDLRDINDLGRLLKDERFLKLKLDSKVKINPKGPAPAKLFDTDAYEKLRIQSKIAPRQFARLHEMYLLSIIPPSAKAALFRDTGKPQKSLPPPRKEDEHMYYLWQLLVKQRLYRHNKDALAQFDRGERIDKLNEALMGVEADYGRLIEIVEERIERENPTVVGKGKGKSVANGNGKRAVSEEDDEDEDDEDENEEPLAKRLKFAS from the exons ATGGCTGGAATCGATTCCGATT GGTCGTCCGATTCAAATGAGGCCATTTACATCTCCCTTGTCACTCCGGGCGCAGAAGGCATAACCTCACTTCATACTTTCAATCCAAAATTCACATATCCCATATTCGGGGACGAGGaatcaatatttggatacCAGGGATTGAGAATCAACTTAAAATACAATGCCTGTGATATGCGACCTGGCCTACAAATCACCTACAACAAGAAGTTTAAAGCAGTCGGTGACATAGAACCAACAGACCTGAAGGCAACGCTGGAACCATTCTTACCAAAGA CTGCTTTTGAGAAATCAAGTGTTTTTGAATCGCATATTTCAGCTACCCCAGCAGATTGGCATCCACCAGGAGAACTCTTTCGCGCAATTGAGGTCGGTGgagagatatttgaaatatggaAAGGCAATCTCTCGGATCCGGTAATTCAACAAACCATCAAGCGAGTGCAAACTCTAGTCCCATTGTTTATTGAAGGAGGAACATTGCTTGATCTGGATGAGTCGGAAGATGACCTTGGGCGTTGGACAGTATTCTTCTTGTACCACAAGAAGCCAGCCGCAGCCTCATTTTTCGAGAAATCTTCATCTTACGTGTTCATGGGCTTTTGTACTGTTTATCGCTATTTTGTTTATACGCCTGCTACCCCTCCACAATCCCCCAATGGCGACAAAATAGCTCCCGAGTTTACAATCCCTGTTGATGGTGTATCGTTTAACACGCTTCCATGTCGTTCAAGGATATCGCAATTTCTCATTTTACCCCCTTTCCAGAGCGGGGGCAAAGGATCACTATTCTACAACGCCGTATTCGACTACTTATCCAGCGACCCATATACAAGAGAAATCACAGTGGAGGACCCGAATGAAGCATTTGACGATTTAAGAGATATCAACGATCTGGGTCGTTTACTCAAAGACGAGCGTTTCcttaaattaaaattggaCTCTAAGGTGAAAATTAACCCTAAAGGTCCAGCACCAGCCAAACTCTTTGATACCGATGCATACGAGAAGCTACGAATTCAATCTAAAATCGCCCCTCGACAATTCGCTCGCCTTCATGAAATGTATCTCCTGTCTATAATCCCCCCATCCGCCAAAGCAGCCCTTTTCCGCGACACTGGAAAACCTCAAAAGTCTCTCCCGCCCCccagaaaagaagatgaacaTATGTATTATCTCTGGCAACTCCTTGTGAAGCAACGTCTCTATCGTCATAACAAAGATGCATTGGCGCAATTTGATCGTGGAGAAAGAATCGATAAATTGAACGAGGCTTTAATGGGTGTAGAGGCTGATTATGGAAGGCTAATTGAGATAGTGGAGGAGAGAATTGAGAGGGAGAATCCGACTGTTGTTGGAAAGGGTAAGGGGAAGAGTGTGGctaatggaaatggaaagagggCTGTTAGTGAAGaggacgatgaggatgaagatgatgaagatgaaaatgaggaGCCTTTGGCTAAGAGGTTGAAGTTTGCTTCTTGA
- the Bcfmp40 gene encoding Bcfmp40, protein MLSHFFSRPLVPRMRIAQMASHISQSSASKASSFAGKSLADLPKSWTFTSSLPPDPLFPTPAASHQTARDEIGPRQVKGALFTWVRPEHSINPELLAVSPNAMKDLGIKEGEESTEEFKETVAGNKILGWDEEKLEGGYPWAQCYGGWQFGSWAGQLGDGRAISLFETTNPSSNVRYELQLKGAGITPYSRFADGKAVLRSSIREFIVSEALNGLKIPTTRALSLTLLPFSKVRREITEPGAIVARFAESWLRIGTFDILRARGDRALIRELCTYIAENVFQGWESLPGRNSADDGKAENIERGVSKDTIEGPAGLEENRFTRLYREIVQRNARTVAAWQAYAFTNGVLNTDNTSIFGLSIDFGPFAFLDNFDPSYTPNHDDHMLRYSYRNQPTIIWWNLVRLGESFGELIGAGAGVDSEEFIEKGVREDAADELVSRAEALITRVGEEYKATFLAEYKRLMTARLGLKVFKESDFGTLYSELLDTMESLELDFNQFFRKLSSIPISSLETSASRKEVSTQFFHHEGVTGLNNTMESATTRLGDWLEKWQGRIYEDWGPDGDDENRMIEMKKVNPKFIPKGWVLDEIIKRVDKGGEREVLNRVMKMVSDPFKESWDGDKEEEERWCGDVPRGDRAMQCSCSS, encoded by the coding sequence ATGCTCTCGCATTTCTTCTCAAGACCTCTAGTTCCCCGCATGCGCATAGCTCAGATGGCATCTCATATCTCCCAAAGCAGTGCCTCAAAGGCCTCTTCCTTTGCCGGAAAATCACTCGCAGACCTTCCTAAATCATGGACATTCACTTCATCACTGCCTCCCGATCCTCTCTTTCCAACACCTGCCGCATCACACCAAACTGCCCGCGATGAAATTGGACCTCGGCAGGTAAAGGGCGCATTATTTACGTGGGTTCGACCTGAACATTCGATAAATCCAGAACTTCTGGCTGTAAGCCCTAATGCGATGAAAGACTTGGGAATTAAGGAGGGAGAAGAGTCCACggaagaattcaaagaaacagTTGCGGGCAATAAAAtcttgggatgggatgaagaaaaattagAGGGAGGATATCCATGGGCGCAATGTTATGGTGGGTGGCAATTTGGCTCTTGGGCAGGTCAGTTAGGCGATGGACGCGCAATCTCTTTATTCGAGACGACAAATCCGAGTAGTAATGTTCGATACGAATTACAATTGAAGGGTGCAGGAATAACGCCATACTCCAGATTTGCAGATGGGAAAGCTGTGTTGAGGTCAAGCATAAGGGAGTTTATTGTCTCTGAGGCTCTGAACGGATTGAAAATCCCTACTACTCGAGCTTTATCCTTGACTCTCTTACCGTTTTCGAAAGTCAGGAGGGAAATAACAGAACCTGGGGCCATTGTGGCAAGATTCGCCGAATCTTGGTTACGTATTGGAACATTCGATATACTACGAGCGCGGGGTGACAGAGCTCTAATAAGAGAGCTTTGCACATACATTGCGGAAAATGTATTTCAAGGATGGGAATCATTACCAGGAAGAAATTCTGCAGACGATGGCAAAGcagaaaatattgaaagaggAGTATCGAAAGACACGATTGAAGGTCCGGCAGGTCTCGAAGAGAATCGCTTCACTCGTTTATACCGCGAAATTGTACAACGCAATGCAAGGACAGTTGCAGCATGGCAAGCATATGCATTCACAAATGGTGTACTTAACACGGACAATACATCCATCTTTGGTTTATCCATTGACTTTGGACCCTTCGCTTTTCTCGACAACTTCGACCCTAGTTATACTCCCAATCACGATGACCACATGCTACGTTACTCCTACcgcaaccaaccaaccataATATGGTGGAATCTCGTCCGTCTAGGTGAATCTTTCGGCGAACTAATTGGCGCTGGTGCTGGTGTCGACTCCGAAGAATTCATCGAAAAAGGTGTTCGTGAAGACGCCGCCGATGAACTAGTCTCTCGAGCAGAAGCTCTCATAACTCGCGTCGGCGAAGAATACAAAGCCACCTTCCTAGCAGAATACAAGCGTCTGATGACCGCCCGTCTCGGACTCAAGGTATTCAAAGAATCAGATTTCGGAACCTTGTACAGCGAACTACTCGATACAATGGAGAGCCTAGAATTAGACTTTAACCAATTCTTCCGTAAACTctcctccatccccatctcctcccTTGAAACCAGCGCCTCGCGAAAAGAAGTCTCCACCCAATTTTTCCATCACGAAGGCGTAACTGGACTTAACAACACCATGGAATCAGCAACCACTCGTCTCGGCGACTGGCTCGAGAAATGGCAAGGAAGAATATATGAAGATTGGGGACCGGACGGTGACGACGAAAATCGCAtgatagaaatgaagaaagtgaatCCAAAATTTATACCTAAGGGATGGGTTCTGGATGAAATTATCAAGAGGGTAGATAAGGGAGGCGAGAGAGAGGTATTAAACAGAGTCATGAAGATGGTGAGCGATCCATTTAAAGAAAGTTGGGATGGGGataaagaggaagaagaaagatggtGCGGAGATGTGCCCAGAGGTGATAGAGCTATGCAGTGCAGTTGTTCTTCGTGA
- the Bcscd6 gene encoding Bcscd6 codes for MSEFIGSRISLVSKSDIRYVGTLHEINSENATVALENVKSHGTEGRKNNPDEEIAASDNIYEYIVFRGGDVKDLRIEEAPAPRESNPPQVPNDPAILGSGTRPAPTSAPGPPTPQNQNPRGPPPQGQNAPQQQGPPPGMAPFGQYPPPGFYPPPPAGWGRGAPPGPGFPGMSPFGGPPGWYPPPGHGFPQHPGQFAPPPGYGFPPPGQHFQQQNQQQKPSPIGPGANKQQTPTSANPTDKPADAQAPDAGNTAAPAPKQATPPPSKTSPTEVDASTTKQSQPTAPPAARATPSGPRSGGRVQPAIPLASPAVTKAPLQNTTAPAVPKQNDSSASLRDATQAATAAVAAAMAKLPPVGGQQTNGSAVDNLTRKVNEMRTTEPVRAPRQPGTNGFAARGRGRGGRAPGPAKVDVPAADFDFESANAKFNKQDLVKEAIAGSPLGEQPPNNASAPEVETEETAPKAYNKATSFFDNISSEAKDRTEAAGNRAGGHQWRGEEQKKNVETFGQGSVDNGGYRGGYRGRGRGRGGYRGRGGYAGNGQPTRGRGTGYRGRGDSQAVAQ; via the exons ATGTCTGAATTCATAGG ATCAAGGATATCCTTGGTATCAAAGAGTGATATTAG ATACGTCGGTACACTTCATGAGATCAACTCGGAAAATGCAACGGTGGCCTTGGAAAACGTCAAGTCTCATGGGACCGAAGGACGAAAGAACAACCCCGATGAGGAGATTGCAGCTTCGGATAACATCTACGAGTACATTGTCTTCCGTGGTGGTGATGTAAAGGACCTGCGTATCGAGGAAGCTCCTGCGCCCAGAGAAAGCAACCCCCCACAGGTGCCCAATGATCCTGCGATTCTCGGA AGTGGAACTCGTCCAGCTCCCACATCCGCGCCAGGACCCCCAAcccctcaaaatcaaaacccaCGAGGACCTCCACCGCAAGGACAAAATGCTCCCCAGCAACAAGGACCACCTCCAGGCATGGCTCCTTTTGGGCAATATCCACCTCCTGGATTTTACCCTCCTCCGCCTGCAGGATGGGGTAGAGGAGCTCCTCCTGGTCCAGGGTTTCCAGGAATGTCACCATTTGGTGGTCCGCCAGGCTGGTATCCCCCACCTGGACATGGATTCCCTCAACACCCTGGCCAATTTGCCCCTCCTCCAGGCTATGGCTTCCCACCACCAGGTCAACACTTCCAACAGCAAAACCAGCAACAAAAGCCATCGCCAATTGGACCTGGTGCGAATAAACAGCAAACTCCGACTTCCGCAAACCCAACAGACAAACCAGCAGATGCTCAAGCTCCTGATGCTGGAAACACTGCTGCACCAGCCCCCAAGCAAGCGACACCACCTCCATCCAAGACTTCACCAACTGAAGTAGACGCAAGCACTACGAAACAATCTCAGCCTACAGCTCCTCCCGCTGCTCGAGCTACCCCAAGTGGACCTAGAAGCGGCGGTCGCGTTCAACCAGCAATTCCATTAGCTAGTCCTGCAGTAACCAAAGCTCCATTACAAAACACCACTGCCCCTGCAGTTCCAAAACAAAATGACTCTTCTGCAAGTTTGAGAGATGCCACACAAGCTGCGACTGCCGCTGTTGCTGCCGCAATGGCTAAACTCCCTCCAGTTGGAGGTCAACAAACCAATGGAAGCGCAGTTGATAATCTAACCAGAAAGGTCAACGAAATGCGAACAACTGAACCTGTTCGCGCCCCCAGACAACCAGGCACTAATGGATTTGCCGCGAGAGGGCGAGGCCGTGGTGGCCGTGCTCCTGGTCCAGCTAAAGTCGACGTCCCCGCAGCCGACTTTGACTTCGAATCTGCTAATGCAAAATTCAACAAGCAAGACTTAGTTAAGGAGGCTATTGCTGGATCCCCACTTGGGGAGCAGCCTCCTAACAATGCTTCCGCGCCTGAGGTTGAGACTGAGGAAACTGCACCCAAGGCATATAACAAAGCCACGTCATTCTTCGACAACATTTCGAGTGAGGCGAAGGACCGCACAGAAGCTGCCGGAAACAGAGCTGGTGGACATCAATGGCGAGGcgaagaacaaaagaagaatgttGAAACCTTTGGCCAGGGAAGTGTTGATAATGGCGGCTATCGTGGAGGATACCGCGGTCGTGGTCGCGGCCGTGGTGGGTACAGAGGAAGAGGCGGTTATGCCGGTAATGGTCAGCCTACACGTGGCCGTGGTACGGGATATCGAGGTCGTGGTGATTCCCAAGCTGTGGCACAATAA
- the Bcssvp1 gene encoding Bcssvp1 produces MKLFLFISALVAFITATLAGTVPLESRQSIVGLWGKSTDIAVQYCYMDAACMQMRENWQFCQVDLFKNVSEPIGNPNARNELVADCLCKAGMPDLTSECLACISLDSQNFLVQETLHAHALDVCAKKTTLGQYETYAFQFGSAVQFPLILPSLWLNGTKVTSPDQILIDQ; encoded by the exons ATGAAGCTCTTTTTATTCATCTCTGCACTTGTTGCATTCATCACAGCTACCCTGGCTGGAACCGTCCCTCTCGAATCCAGACAATCCATTGTCGGATTGTGGGGAAAATCAACTGACATTGCGGTTCAATATTGCTACA TGGACGCCGCTTGCATGCAAATGCGAGAGAACTGGCAATTCTGTCAAGTCGATCTGTTCAAGAACGTCAGTGAACCTATTGGCAATCCGAATGCTCGCAACGAACTAGTTGCAGACTGTCTTTGCAAAGCCGGCATGCCTGACTTAACATCCGAATGTCTTGCCTGCATCAGTCTTGATAGCCAAAATTTCTTAGTCCAAGAAACTTTGCACGCACATGCTCTAGATGTGTGTGCTAAGAAAACTACTCTTGGTCAATATGAAACTTATGCCTTTCAGTTCGGAAGCGCGGTGCAGTTTCCTCTTATCTTGCCATCGCTTTGGCT